In a single window of the Methanorbis furvi genome:
- a CDS encoding Hsp20/alpha crystallin family protein, producing MQLKPYLFSFSSLGGEIDSLFAEMEARATALMNQSGAANLPAAVKSGNLCVFGNDFHVDLCENENEIIIVTDLPGIEKEDITVRLLNPETLLIKTEQRAEIEETDDAGTYHLRERKMGSMQRTIHLPSEVIADCAKASFKNGVMEITLQKKPTEEGVAIDIE from the coding sequence ATGCAACTCAAACCATACCTATTCAGTTTCAGCTCCCTCGGCGGAGAGATCGACTCACTCTTTGCAGAGATGGAAGCACGCGCAACAGCACTTATGAACCAGTCCGGAGCGGCAAATCTCCCGGCAGCAGTAAAAAGCGGAAACCTTTGTGTGTTCGGCAACGATTTTCATGTAGATCTCTGTGAAAACGAAAACGAGATCATCATCGTAACCGACCTGCCGGGAATTGAAAAAGAAGATATCACTGTCCGGCTTTTAAACCCGGAAACCCTGCTCATCAAAACCGAGCAGCGTGCGGAGATCGAAGAGACGGATGATGCAGGAACCTATCATCTGCGCGAAAGAAAAATGGGCAGCATGCAGAGAACCATTCACCTGCCGTCAGAAGTAATTGCCGACTGCGCAAAAGCAAGCTTCAAGAATGGTGTAATGGAGATAACGTTACAGAAAAAACCTACCGAAGAAGGAGTCGCAATCGATATCGAATAA
- a CDS encoding ADP-ribosylglycohydrolase family protein: MRFISENDRISGGMFGAAAGDAVGLTFEGMMPAPRRSLTVTGGGQFGLVKGAVTDDTLMMLAVAEACKSSGQIDRDLFFRRMILTVAEEPQTFGRTTKMFCSLLEQGCFADAAAKTIDLLFGSRTNGSVMRTLPVGLICQMDCAAETARNVSAFTHFSPAAGDCCAAVSVMASVLLNGGGKQEACDAGMRAAGYDIMTGKLIPSVDAVESTRCAVFCFLEGNSVRDVIERAVSLGGDTDTIAAIAGGLAGVYYGVSDVPKEWMEMILIRKRIAAAAEKISRAGRMRF; encoded by the coding sequence ATGAGATTTATATCTGAGAATGATCGGATCAGCGGAGGCATGTTTGGTGCGGCAGCAGGGGACGCGGTCGGTCTTACGTTTGAGGGAATGATGCCCGCACCCCGCCGCAGTCTGACGGTTACGGGCGGCGGGCAGTTTGGTCTGGTGAAAGGGGCGGTGACGGATGACACGCTGATGATGCTTGCAGTTGCCGAGGCATGCAAATCCTCTGGACAAATCGACCGTGATCTGTTTTTCCGAAGGATGATTCTGACGGTTGCCGAAGAGCCGCAGACGTTTGGGCGGACAACAAAGATGTTCTGTTCTCTTTTGGAACAGGGATGTTTTGCAGATGCTGCGGCAAAAACAATTGACCTGCTGTTTGGGAGCAGGACGAACGGCAGTGTGATGCGGACACTCCCTGTTGGTCTGATATGTCAGATGGATTGTGCGGCAGAGACGGCGCGGAATGTGTCGGCGTTCACGCACTTTTCTCCTGCAGCTGGTGACTGCTGCGCTGCGGTCTCGGTGATGGCATCCGTACTTCTGAACGGAGGAGGCAAGCAGGAGGCATGTGATGCAGGGATGCGTGCCGCCGGGTATGATATCATGACCGGGAAACTGATTCCTTCGGTTGATGCAGTGGAGTCGACGCGGTGTGCGGTGTTCTGTTTTCTGGAAGGAAATTCGGTGCGGGATGTGATCGAGCGGGCAGTATCGCTTGGAGGGGACACAGACACCATTGCTGCGATCGCCGGAGGACTTGCCGGAGTTTATTATGGAGTGAGTGATGTTCCAAAAGAGTGGATGGAGATGATTCTGATCCGCAAACGAATTGCAGCGGCTGCGGAAAAAATTAGTCGGGCGGGCAGGATGAGATTTTGA
- a CDS encoding endonuclease Q family protein, with protein sequence MQKNIDLHLHSCFSMATSPDMLPENILAGCRIKGIHVIGSGDALHPEWRRMWEPFVDNAYGITVVPQTEVEDSSRVHHVILAETFDQFAELQELFTPSCTHLATSGRPHLHMNGEEIASAVHEVGGVIGPAHAFTPWTSLFAAYAAPSECYGEESFEFCELGLSADSTYGAGIAEFADVPFLTNSDAHSPTPVKLGREFTRMEISGDTPKAVLAAICNNAVVLNAGFFPEEGKYNRTACTRCYTQFSLAEANTLHWKCPHDKGRIKLGVRERAEKLSTLTEPTVRPPYVKMIPLGEVIARVLAVSSPNTKKCAAMYCRFIEAFDNEIAVLLEVPFADLCSVSPEVAEAVVKMREGRVTLIPGGGGKYGSFEF encoded by the coding sequence ATGCAGAAAAATATCGATCTTCATCTTCACTCCTGTTTTTCGATGGCAACGTCACCTGATATGCTGCCGGAAAATATTCTTGCCGGATGCAGGATAAAAGGAATTCATGTGATCGGCAGCGGGGATGCGCTGCATCCTGAGTGGCGGAGGATGTGGGAGCCGTTTGTGGACAATGCCTACGGTATTACGGTGGTGCCGCAGACCGAGGTTGAGGACTCGTCACGCGTGCATCATGTTATTCTGGCAGAGACGTTTGATCAGTTTGCTGAGTTGCAGGAGCTTTTCACCCCATCCTGCACGCATCTTGCAACGTCCGGCAGGCCGCACCTGCATATGAACGGCGAGGAGATTGCATCAGCCGTACATGAGGTTGGAGGAGTCATCGGCCCTGCGCACGCGTTCACGCCGTGGACGTCCCTGTTTGCGGCGTACGCTGCGCCGTCTGAGTGTTACGGTGAGGAGAGTTTTGAGTTCTGCGAGCTTGGCCTTTCCGCTGATTCAACGTATGGCGCAGGGATTGCTGAGTTTGCTGATGTTCCTTTTCTGACGAACTCTGATGCCCACAGCCCGACGCCGGTGAAGCTCGGCCGAGAGTTTACGCGGATGGAGATCTCAGGCGATACGCCTAAGGCTGTCCTTGCCGCAATTTGCAACAATGCGGTTGTACTGAATGCAGGATTTTTCCCAGAGGAAGGAAAGTACAACCGCACGGCATGCACCCGCTGTTATACGCAGTTTTCCCTTGCTGAAGCAAACACTCTTCACTGGAAATGTCCGCATGATAAGGGGAGGATTAAACTTGGCGTGCGCGAGCGTGCGGAGAAGCTTTCGACGCTGACAGAGCCGACAGTGCGGCCGCCGTATGTGAAGATGATTCCGCTCGGCGAAGTGATTGCCCGCGTGCTTGCTGTGTCTTCACCGAACACGAAAAAGTGTGCGGCGATGTACTGCAGATTTATCGAGGCGTTCGATAATGAGATTGCTGTGCTGCTTGAGGTCCCGTTCGCTGATCTCTGTTCGGTGTCGCCCGAGGTTGCCGAGGCTGTTGTGAAAATGCGTGAGGGGCGCGTCACACTGATTCCCGGCGGCGGCGGAAAGTACGGATCGTTTGAATTTTGA
- a CDS encoding CBS domain-containing protein yields MEKKQVRDYMTHDVISVDAGETIGDVIRLIRTTHHDGFPVVRQGKVVGYISARDIIGEHPLTTVDQKMSRHPIKATSDLTITEVARRIFRSGIQKLPVVDEDNTLIGIVSNVDVIRSQIERVTPEKVFNFMSTLHTLYGVNTHLKSGTVPVKDIQPTQACVYQDELEGRMYELKMHLAEPVIAVSFRDRLILVDGHHRAVAAQRLGLPELDAYVVNIDADIELGLEKTAHSMGIYSLEDVKIDDSPEHSLVGPTHPGLIPSEKKLVSEYMTMHVFSVPVFGTVKDVIRLIRETGHDGFPVVNRESKVVGFIAARDIVGAAAADPIASIMEKVLLKTYPDSGMTDVARKMFRFCIQKLPVINHQDELIGIITNADVIRSQIEKVTPGKVFDYIQTLKTLYDVQPVLSSGMVPVNRLMPTQSKVYMDELDGRSYEITKGLAEPLIVVRRQGKLILIDGHHRAVAANRMRLKELDAYIIDIDLEEELGIEKTARNMHLRTLSDVQVVDESRCAFLA; encoded by the coding sequence ATGGAAAAGAAGCAGGTCCGGGACTACATGACGCATGACGTCATCAGCGTTGATGCGGGTGAGACCATCGGTGATGTGATCCGACTGATCCGCACAACGCATCATGACGGATTTCCGGTCGTGCGGCAGGGCAAAGTCGTCGGCTACATCTCCGCACGCGACATTATCGGCGAACATCCGCTGACAACCGTGGATCAGAAAATGTCGCGCCACCCGATCAAGGCCACATCGGATCTGACGATCACCGAAGTTGCCCGCAGAATTTTCCGGTCCGGCATTCAGAAGCTGCCGGTTGTTGATGAAGATAATACTCTGATCGGCATCGTCTCCAATGTGGATGTGATCCGTTCCCAGATTGAACGGGTAACTCCGGAAAAAGTTTTCAATTTTATGAGCACGCTTCACACGCTCTATGGTGTCAATACCCATTTGAAGAGCGGAACAGTGCCGGTAAAAGATATTCAGCCGACCCAGGCCTGCGTATATCAGGACGAGCTTGAAGGCAGGATGTACGAATTGAAGATGCATCTCGCAGAGCCGGTGATCGCAGTGAGTTTCCGCGACCGGTTGATTCTCGTGGACGGGCACCATCGCGCGGTTGCGGCGCAGCGTCTGGGCCTGCCTGAGCTTGATGCGTATGTTGTGAATATTGATGCAGACATTGAGCTTGGTCTTGAAAAGACCGCTCACTCGATGGGCATCTACTCTCTTGAGGATGTTAAGATTGATGACAGCCCGGAACACTCCCTGGTAGGTCCTACGCATCCGGGTCTGATACCGTCCGAGAAAAAACTGGTTTCTGAGTATATGACGATGCATGTCTTCAGTGTGCCGGTCTTTGGAACGGTGAAGGATGTGATCCGGCTGATACGCGAGACCGGTCATGACGGGTTTCCGGTTGTGAACCGCGAGTCAAAGGTTGTCGGGTTTATTGCAGCCCGGGATATTGTCGGGGCTGCTGCTGCAGATCCGATTGCGTCAATTATGGAGAAGGTTCTTCTGAAGACTTATCCTGACAGCGGGATGACGGATGTTGCACGCAAAATGTTTCGATTCTGCATTCAAAAACTGCCGGTGATCAATCATCAGGATGAACTTATCGGCATCATCACCAATGCGGATGTGATCCGTTCCCAGATTGAGAAGGTGACGCCCGGAAAAGTTTTTGACTATATTCAGACGTTGAAGACGCTTTATGATGTGCAGCCGGTGCTTTCGTCAGGGATGGTGCCGGTCAACCGTCTGATGCCGACGCAGTCGAAGGTGTATATGGATGAGCTGGACGGCAGAAGCTACGAGATCACGAAGGGTCTTGCAGAACCGCTGATCGTTGTGCGAAGACAGGGAAAACTGATTCTGATCGACGGACACCACCGTGCGGTTGCGGCGAACAGGATGCGCCTGAAAGAGCTTGACGCATACATCATCGATATCGATCTAGAAGAGGAGCTCGGTATTGAAAAAACAGCGCGGAACATGCATCTGCGGACGTTGTCTGATGTGCAGGTGGTCGATGAGTCGCGCTGCGCATTTCTTGCGTGA
- a CDS encoding tRNA uridine(34) 5-carboxymethylaminomethyl modification radical SAM/GNAT enzyme Elp3: MDEHDIFREIISLIFSSPNPDIQSIKLAVCRKYSLDVMPKNSAILAAAEPEEYERVRTVLLVKPTRTLSGVAPVAVMTSPCACPHGKCLPCPGGPDHIFQSPQSYTGEEPAALRARQNEYDPYRQVIARLGQFKLLGHHTDKAELIVMGGTMTAREPSYQEWFVSECLRGMNEFSGHISAASNLAELMTENESSDVRCIATTFETRPDWCREDHINRMLDLGVTKVELGFQHTDDELLLANKRGHTVADSVEANRLLRDAGIKVGFHVMPNLYMSTIERDRHMFDTLFTDPRFCPDFLKIYPTLVTPGAELEELWKAGVYQTYDEDELVDLLAYAKERLPEYVRLQRIQRDIPAKLIVSGSIHGHIRQMAQKRLAENKKQCRCIRCREIGRRMGNAVEEDKTLVYECCGGTEQFLSTTAGDALIGFVRLRYPGQVFRSELDGAALVRELHVYGSIVPLGEHGEGDARQHRSYGQKLLARAEQTAKDAGYSRIAVMSGVGVRPYYRKQGYLRSGPYMIKTL, from the coding sequence ATGGACGAGCACGATATTTTCCGGGAAATAATTTCCCTCATTTTTTCCTCGCCCAATCCGGATATTCAGAGCATCAAGCTTGCCGTATGCCGGAAGTACTCGCTTGACGTGATGCCGAAGAACTCGGCAATTCTTGCTGCGGCAGAACCTGAGGAGTACGAACGGGTCAGGACGGTTCTTTTAGTAAAACCGACGCGGACACTTTCCGGTGTTGCGCCGGTTGCCGTCATGACCTCCCCGTGCGCATGTCCACACGGTAAATGTCTCCCCTGCCCCGGCGGGCCGGACCATATTTTTCAGTCTCCGCAGAGCTACACCGGCGAAGAACCTGCGGCCCTTCGTGCCCGCCAGAATGAGTACGATCCCTACCGTCAGGTGATCGCACGCCTCGGACAGTTCAAACTGCTCGGCCACCACACCGACAAGGCCGAGCTGATTGTTATGGGCGGAACCATGACCGCGAGGGAACCGTCCTATCAGGAGTGGTTCGTCTCCGAATGTCTGAGAGGCATGAACGAGTTCTCGGGACACATTTCCGCTGCGTCAAATCTTGCAGAGCTGATGACCGAAAACGAGAGTTCAGACGTCCGCTGCATCGCAACCACCTTTGAGACAAGGCCCGACTGGTGCAGAGAAGATCACATCAACCGGATGCTGGACCTCGGTGTCACCAAGGTCGAGCTTGGTTTTCAGCACACCGATGATGAACTGCTTCTTGCAAACAAGCGCGGACACACGGTCGCAGACAGTGTTGAGGCGAACCGTCTGCTGCGCGATGCAGGGATCAAGGTAGGGTTTCATGTCATGCCGAACCTCTACATGAGTACGATCGAGCGCGACCGGCACATGTTCGACACCCTCTTCACCGATCCAAGGTTCTGCCCAGATTTCCTCAAAATCTACCCGACCCTGGTGACCCCGGGCGCGGAGCTTGAAGAGCTCTGGAAAGCAGGGGTATACCAGACCTATGACGAGGACGAGCTTGTTGACCTCCTCGCTTATGCAAAAGAGCGGCTGCCTGAGTACGTGCGGCTTCAGAGAATTCAGCGCGACATTCCCGCAAAACTGATCGTGTCCGGCTCCATCCACGGCCACATCCGCCAGATGGCGCAGAAACGTCTTGCGGAAAACAAAAAACAGTGCCGCTGCATCCGCTGCCGTGAGATCGGGCGACGGATGGGCAACGCAGTCGAAGAGGATAAAACTCTTGTCTACGAATGCTGCGGCGGAACCGAACAGTTCCTCTCAACAACCGCGGGCGATGCCCTGATCGGATTTGTCAGGCTTCGTTATCCCGGGCAGGTGTTTCGCTCTGAACTTGACGGGGCCGCGCTTGTCCGTGAGCTGCATGTCTACGGGAGCATTGTGCCGCTTGGTGAACACGGTGAAGGCGACGCACGCCAGCACCGGTCATACGGCCAGAAACTTCTCGCACGCGCCGAACAGACCGCAAAAGACGCAGGCTACTCCCGCATCGCTGTCATGAGCGGTGTCGGGGTTCGGCCCTACTATCGTAAACAGGGATATCTGCGTTCAGGTCCATATATGATCAAGACTCTATGA
- a CDS encoding proteasome assembly chaperone family protein translates to MEQVNVRWYVEDVSAHSCPVAVAGLPGVGHVGKLVVDHLIRALSAVKVAEITSTLFPPQMYLSEDSVLRLPRNEIFFVPETENHQPLLFLAGDCQSTTPEGHYTLAEAYLRVFDLLGVKRVYTLGGYGVGRMIEHPRVLSALSSSKLKEEVIAAGAVINPEEPVGGIIGAAGLLITLGRLHGMEGIALLGETSGYLVDPVSSTAVLDVLERLVHLHADRTELTDLAEQMMTDLAAAAASAVGPRPPDDLSYIG, encoded by the coding sequence ATGGAACAGGTAAACGTCCGCTGGTATGTGGAGGATGTGTCCGCCCACTCATGTCCGGTTGCAGTCGCAGGACTGCCGGGCGTGGGGCACGTTGGAAAACTGGTCGTGGATCATCTCATCCGTGCACTGTCCGCAGTAAAGGTTGCTGAGATAACTTCAACCCTGTTTCCTCCGCAGATGTATCTGTCTGAGGATTCGGTTCTCAGGCTGCCGAGGAATGAAATATTTTTTGTGCCTGAGACAGAAAACCATCAGCCTCTGCTTTTTCTTGCAGGCGACTGTCAGAGCACAACACCCGAAGGCCATTACACGCTTGCCGAGGCATACCTGCGGGTGTTTGATCTCTTGGGCGTTAAGCGGGTCTACACTCTCGGCGGCTACGGGGTTGGCAGGATGATTGAGCATCCACGTGTTCTCTCGGCTCTGAGTTCATCAAAACTCAAGGAGGAGGTGATTGCAGCAGGCGCTGTGATCAATCCTGAGGAGCCGGTCGGTGGAATCATCGGTGCGGCAGGATTGTTAATCACGCTCGGACGGCTGCATGGGATGGAAGGGATTGCGCTTCTTGGCGAGACCTCAGGATATCTGGTGGATCCGGTCAGTTCAACTGCGGTGCTTGATGTGCTGGAGCGATTGGTTCACCTCCACGCAGACCGCACGGAGCTGACGGATCTTGCAGAGCAGATGATGACAGATCTTGCAGCCGCGGCGGCGTCTGCTGTCGGCCCCCGCCCGCCAGATGATCTCAGCTACATTGGGTGA
- a CDS encoding translation initiation factor IF-2 subunit alpha: MSERDWPIEGELVVCSVTEVKDFAAFVALDEYEGRQGLIPIAEIARGWIKYIRDYIREGQKVVCKVLHVDAGRGHIDLSLKDVNEHQRREKIQDWKNEQKAHKWIGFASAESKVAEKEIEDAMYKEFSSLYAAFEDIVVYGDATLEKFALPDSAKSALMKVASENVKVPKVTVSAVLELTSSKPDGVNVIRRALRSAEPKVDGAEIEILYLGAPKYRVKVVAPDYKTAEKVLEKAADAAIGVLERADGTGKLVRKQK; the protein is encoded by the coding sequence ATGAGTGAAAGAGACTGGCCAATAGAAGGAGAACTTGTCGTCTGCAGCGTTACAGAGGTCAAGGACTTTGCGGCATTCGTTGCCCTGGATGAGTATGAAGGACGTCAGGGTTTAATCCCGATTGCGGAGATTGCCCGTGGATGGATCAAATACATCCGGGACTATATTCGTGAGGGACAAAAAGTTGTCTGTAAAGTTCTTCACGTAGACGCAGGCCGTGGCCATATTGATCTCTCCCTCAAAGATGTGAATGAACACCAGCGCCGTGAAAAAATTCAGGACTGGAAAAACGAACAAAAAGCTCACAAGTGGATAGGTTTCGCTTCTGCAGAGAGCAAAGTTGCAGAAAAGGAGATCGAGGATGCGATGTATAAGGAGTTCTCATCTCTCTATGCCGCATTTGAGGACATCGTCGTTTACGGTGATGCAACATTAGAAAAGTTCGCGCTTCCAGACTCTGCAAAGTCTGCGCTGATGAAGGTTGCATCAGAAAACGTAAAAGTTCCAAAAGTTACGGTTTCTGCTGTCCTTGAACTTACGTCCAGCAAACCCGACGGTGTGAATGTGATCCGCCGCGCTCTTCGTTCAGCCGAGCCGAAGGTTGACGGAGCCGAGATCGAAATTCTGTACTTGGGCGCACCCAAATACCGGGTAAAGGTTGTTGCACCCGATTACAAGACTGCAGAAAAAGTTCTGGAAAAAGCTGCAGACGCCGCAATCGGAGTTCTGGAACGTGCTGACGGTACCGGGAAACTGGTGCGTAAGCAGAAATAA
- a CDS encoding DUF371 domain-containing protein produces the protein MLPKAMEIVETIHCRGHKNVRALHKSTFEITKETDLSPNGDCIIAVGADKGAADLSPEFRMALGDPRTTLTTTLSCGGVTAVIRSEGYVGITLTHETDLVWRRSTFVCSRTISVYSDHTAYQLPRELIEKLQNEEEMTVTLRAELR, from the coding sequence ATGTTACCAAAAGCAATGGAGATCGTTGAGACCATTCACTGCCGCGGCCACAAAAATGTCCGTGCGCTGCACAAAAGTACGTTTGAGATTACCAAAGAGACCGACCTCTCGCCAAACGGCGACTGCATCATCGCGGTCGGTGCGGACAAAGGCGCGGCTGATCTCTCGCCTGAATTCCGCATGGCACTTGGGGATCCCCGCACAACTCTCACGACAACCTTATCCTGCGGCGGCGTGACTGCTGTCATACGCTCAGAAGGATATGTTGGCATTACCTTAACGCATGAGACTGATCTCGTCTGGCGGCGCAGTACCTTTGTCTGTTCGAGGACCATCTCGGTCTACAGCGATCATACCGCATACCAGCTGCCGCGCGAGCTGATAGAAAAACTGCAGAATGAAGAGGAGATGACTGTTACTCTTCGGGCTGAACTTCGGTAA
- a CDS encoding 50S ribosomal protein L44e, which yields MKRPVKFNTYCPFCRKHTEHEVEKVKKGKTTGLHWIDRQKARRSSVGNRGKFGKVPGGDKPTKKINVRYRCKECGKAHLRAGYRAGKFELTE from the coding sequence ATGAAAAGACCAGTAAAATTCAACACCTACTGCCCGTTTTGCCGGAAGCATACCGAGCACGAGGTAGAAAAGGTAAAGAAGGGTAAGACAACCGGCCTCCACTGGATTGACCGGCAGAAGGCACGCCGCAGCTCCGTTGGAAACCGCGGTAAGTTCGGCAAGGTTCCGGGAGGAGACAAGCCGACCAAGAAGATCAACGTGCGCTACCGGTGCAAAGAGTGCGGTAAGGCACACCTGAGAGCAGGATACCGCGCTGGCAAATTCGAACTTACGGAGTGA
- a CDS encoding UPF0058 family protein, protein MQKEELLHLHMLMVQIKKYYESVSGNTVSTTEYDALQISPIHIHKNKNLHRVALLALGDEIVTEMNSHKKTQTSFPQDSGTSVVAEH, encoded by the coding sequence ATGCAAAAAGAAGAGTTGCTCCATTTACATATGCTCATGGTTCAGATTAAGAAATATTACGAATCAGTTTCAGGAAATACCGTCTCTACAACGGAATACGACGCTCTGCAGATCTCACCGATCCATATTCACAAAAACAAAAATCTTCACCGCGTGGCCCTTCTTGCGCTTGGCGATGAGATCGTCACCGAGATGAATTCCCACAAAAAAACCCAGACCTCGTTCCCTCAGGACTCCGGCACCAGTGTCGTTGCAGAACACTAA
- the priS gene encoding DNA primase catalytic subunit PriS — translation MKPATYEFLRQRFSAYYNGEVQGAGAVYVPDALSEREWGFIFFSNAAKPAGMRRHLSFSSPEEVHTYLKTMTPAHVYYSTAYYAHPGAAQMSDKGWLGADLIFDLDADHIVRGPYDVMLARVKEELFKLIDMLTAELGFLERDLRINFSGGRGYHIHIPTLAVRSWDSAERRELVNYVSGTGLFAESMLTGPAIHGRGWQKRYRSALTAELDRIASLDELEQTEYLTGLRGISDKFAAGFVKNLDATRATVATDPEKLLENKVIRAIADAENKPFQENILSYAAQADEPVTTDIKRLIRHPGSLHGGSGMRVTPLEISRLDSFDPLIDAVVFGERQIPIECSFALSMPILGTRYDLKAGFNTVPEALAVFLCARGIAEIGGA, via the coding sequence ATGAAACCGGCAACCTATGAGTTTCTCAGGCAGCGTTTCTCTGCCTACTATAACGGAGAAGTCCAGGGAGCCGGAGCGGTGTATGTTCCTGACGCGCTTAGCGAACGTGAATGGGGTTTCATCTTCTTTTCAAACGCCGCAAAGCCTGCAGGCATGCGCAGACATCTGTCCTTCAGTTCTCCTGAAGAGGTGCACACCTACCTTAAGACCATGACGCCTGCGCATGTCTACTACTCAACCGCCTACTATGCACATCCGGGCGCTGCCCAGATGAGCGATAAAGGATGGCTTGGTGCAGACCTCATCTTTGATCTGGACGCTGACCATATCGTTCGAGGGCCGTACGATGTCATGCTTGCACGGGTCAAAGAGGAGCTCTTCAAACTCATCGATATGCTGACCGCTGAACTTGGATTTCTTGAACGTGATCTCAGAATCAACTTCTCCGGCGGTCGCGGATATCACATCCATATCCCGACTCTTGCTGTCCGCAGCTGGGACAGCGCCGAACGTCGCGAACTGGTGAACTATGTCTCAGGAACCGGACTTTTCGCAGAGAGCATGCTCACTGGCCCAGCAATTCACGGCCGCGGCTGGCAGAAACGCTACCGGTCTGCACTCACCGCAGAACTCGACCGCATTGCATCTCTGGATGAGCTGGAACAGACCGAATATCTCACCGGTCTTCGGGGAATTTCCGACAAGTTCGCCGCAGGATTTGTGAAAAATCTTGATGCAACCCGCGCAACAGTAGCGACCGACCCGGAAAAACTTCTGGAAAACAAGGTCATCCGCGCAATTGCTGACGCTGAGAACAAACCATTTCAGGAAAATATTCTCAGCTATGCAGCGCAGGCTGATGAGCCGGTCACAACCGACATCAAACGGTTGATCCGCCACCCCGGCTCTCTGCACGGAGGGTCCGGCATGCGGGTAACTCCGCTTGAGATCTCTCGCCTTGACTCCTTTGACCCTCTTATTGATGCGGTCGTGTTCGGCGAGCGACAGATTCCAATCGAGTGCTCTTTTGCACTTTCCATGCCGATTCTTGGTACCCGTTATGATCTGAAGGCAGGGTTCAACACCGTTCCCGAAGCTCTTGCGGTGTTTCTCTGCGCCCGCGGCATTGCAGAGATCGGAGGTGCGTAA
- a CDS encoding HVO_0476 family zinc finger protein, whose amino-acid sequence MDNDNDLIILDCPVCGEETDFEILKEPPEAVVRCTECGHTMRITLKEPKIYTIKTIVSYATESHTGTIELMEGDICAVGDLLVAEVGDESYGVEVMSIEQNDARRTKLPAEKIDVLWTRLVDKVIIRASLNKGALTIPLYEQVPGDKVYTVDHITTIGGKQFRVTRIKLRKGNVIERKDKSAQAREIKRIYGERS is encoded by the coding sequence ATGGATAACGATAATGATCTGATAATTCTTGACTGTCCGGTCTGCGGGGAGGAGACGGATTTTGAAATCCTCAAAGAGCCGCCGGAAGCAGTCGTGCGCTGCACTGAGTGCGGGCACACCATGCGCATCACCTTAAAGGAGCCGAAAATTTACACCATCAAAACAATCGTCAGCTACGCCACCGAGTCGCACACCGGAACCATTGAACTGATGGAGGGTGACATCTGTGCGGTTGGCGACCTGCTGGTTGCAGAGGTCGGCGATGAGTCCTACGGTGTTGAGGTCATGTCGATTGAACAGAACGATGCACGCAGAACAAAACTGCCGGCAGAAAAGATCGATGTCCTCTGGACGCGGCTGGTAGACAAAGTCATCATCCGTGCATCACTCAACAAGGGTGCCCTCACAATTCCTCTCTACGAACAGGTACCGGGAGACAAGGTTTACACCGTGGATCACATCACCACCATCGGCGGAAAACAGTTCCGGGTCACCAGAATCAAACTGCGGAAAGGAAACGTGATCGAACGAAAGGATAAATCCGCCCAGGCGCGTGAGATCAAACGCATCTACGGCGAACGATCATAA
- a CDS encoding RNA-protein complex protein Nop10, protein MTGHIRQCPIDHTYTLLNVCPQCGAETVSVHPARYSVQDRYGKYRRMVREWNR, encoded by the coding sequence ATGACTGGTCATATCCGGCAATGCCCGATTGATCACACCTATACTCTTTTGAACGTCTGCCCCCAATGCGGGGCCGAGACGGTTAGTGTGCATCCTGCCCGCTACTCTGTACAGGACCGGTATGGAAAGTATCGGCGGATGGTGCGCGAATGGAACAGGTAA
- a CDS encoding 30S ribosomal protein S27e: MVKATRENRSKFLKVKCPDCEHEQLVFDKASSKVECIVCGRVLAEPTGGKADIKADVVASYE, translated from the coding sequence ATGGTAAAAGCAACCCGCGAAAACCGGAGCAAGTTTCTGAAGGTAAAGTGTCCGGACTGCGAGCATGAACAGCTCGTGTTCGACAAAGCATCCTCCAAAGTAGAGTGCATCGTCTGCGGACGCGTCCTTGCAGAGCCGACCGGCGGCAAGGCAGACATCAAAGCAGATGTCGTAGCCTCCTACGAATAA